DNA from Intestinimonas massiliensis (ex Afouda et al. 2020):
AGGAGATCCGCCTGACTGTCCATCTGGACAACGAGAATCACCCCAAGGTGGACATTGAACTGTATCGCCATGACGGCGAGGACTGCCTTGCCGTGGTGGACGGCGAGACCTTCGCATTAGTACCTCGCAGTGATGTGGTAGATCTGATCGAAGCAGTCAATGCTATCGTTCTGAACTAAGAACCTGTATTCACAAAAGGCGAGTCAGGCAGTAAGGTTTCCATCCTTTTCGACCATACACCGCTTCTACGGCGGGCCCGTCTGAGCGGGCTGTGGGAGAAGACCCTGCGGCATCTGGTGAAAATATCCCGGGAGCGAGCCGGGCGTAAAGCGGAGCCGAGCGATGCGCTCCTTGATTCCCTGAACGTCAAAGTGACCGGTGTGGCAAAGGAACGCGGGATAGACGGTGGAAAAAGCGAAGGGCAGGAAGCGGCACATCCTCAGCCGCTTGTGAATACAGGTTCCAAACTAAGGCATCACCGCACAATTCCCCACACACGTCTTGGCGGCCAATTTGCCCCACAAATGCGTTGCAATACCTTGCAATACACAAAGTATTCCTGCGGTTTTGCGCCTTTTTGAGGCACAAATTCTCGCGCCAATCCGCACGCGTTGAATTATGCGGTAATACCCTAACAAAAAATCCACGAGCGATCCGTTTGATCACTCGTGGATTTTTGTTTGTCCCGTACCAGCGTTATACCCATGGTTCACAAATGGTACCTATGAGAAGTAACACTACGGTTACAGGGGTTTTTTCTATGGCGTTGCCAGCAGTTGGAAGTGGTTTTTGTGGAACGCCAGAATCCCCTCATCCCGCATCCGACACAGCTCGGCGGAAAGGCCGCTCCGTTCCACCGAGAGGTAGTCGGCCAGTTGCTGCCGGGAATAGGGAATGTCAAATTCCGCATCGCCGCACCGCTGCGCCTCCGCCGACAGATAGGACAGCAGCTTTTCCCGGGTGGTGCGCTGCCCCATGTGGGTGAGCTTCTCCGTAAAGCGCAGGTTCTTTCCGGCCAGGTCAGAGAGCAGGTTGCGGATCATACGGCTGTGGTGGGCGCAGGTGGTGGGACACATGGTCAGGATGCGCCGGACGTTCAGGAAGAGCACGGTGCAGGGAGCCTCGGCTGCCACTGCGATGTTGAGCACCGCGCCGGGCGAACAGGCAAAGGCCTCGGCAAACAACTGCCCCGGTCCGATGCGCGCCATAATGTTGCGGCTCCCCCAAAAGCTCTCCTGGGTCACCAGAGCGCCGCCGGCCAGGAGCAGCCCGACGGACTCCACCGTATCGCCCACCCGGAGCAGATACGCCCCCTTGGGATAGCGCTCCACCCGGGCGTCCAGGCACCCGAGAATGGCCCGGATCTCCTCCTCCTCCATCCCGGCAAAGAGGGGCGAGGTCCTCATAATCGGTAAAAAGAGCTCCAAAAAATCATCTCCGTTGAAAAATCAACCGACTGGTTGCAATTAATATACTATAATACAGCCAGAAACACAAGAGATCGGATTTCAATCCCTCTGCATCCCAAGATTAAAGGAGTGTATTTCAATGGCAAATGAAATGTTTTGCTTCCAGTGTGAACAGACGGCCGGGTGCGCAGGCTGTACCGGCCGGGCAGGCGTCTGCGGCAAGACCGCTGCCGTCGCCAACGCCCAGGATGACCTCACCCGGGCACTGATCGGCCTGTCCCTGGACCTGGCCGGCCAGACTCCCAGCGACGAGCAGCGGCGCGTTATGCTGGAAGGCCTGTTTACCACCGTGACCAATGTCAGCTTCGACGGGGTGAGCGTAGCGGCCCTGACCAGCCGGGTCAACGCCCTGCGCACCGGGGCCTCCGGGACGGACTGCGCCGCCTCCGGCGAGCCCCTGCGGCTGTGGACGGAGGATGAGGACGTCCGCTCCCTCAAATCCCTCATCCTCTTCGGACTGCGCGGTATGGCGGCCTACGCCTACCATGCGCGGATGCTGGGCTACCTGGACGAGCAGGTGGACGCCTTCTTTTTTGAGGGCCTGCGGGCCGTGGGCGACCGGGAGGCCGGCATGGAGGAGTTGCTGCCCGTGGTCATGAAGGTGGGAGAGATCAACCTGAAGTGCATGGCCCTGCTGGACCGGGCCAACACCG
Protein-coding regions in this window:
- a CDS encoding Crp/Fnr family transcriptional regulator, which codes for MRTSPLFAGMEEEEIRAILGCLDARVERYPKGAYLLRVGDTVESVGLLLAGGALVTQESFWGSRNIMARIGPGQLFAEAFACSPGAVLNIAVAAEAPCTVLFLNVRRILTMCPTTCAHHSRMIRNLLSDLAGKNLRFTEKLTHMGQRTTREKLLSYLSAEAQRCGDAEFDIPYSRQQLADYLSVERSGLSAELCRMRDEGILAFHKNHFQLLATP